A part of Flavobacteriaceae bacterium GSB9 genomic DNA contains:
- a CDS encoding lmo0937 family membrane protein, whose translation MKSILWLVAVICIIAWLLGLLGIIPGLGTSSLIHVLLVIAIIVILYNVISGRKPL comes from the coding sequence ATGAAAAGTATTCTTTGGTTAGTAGCCGTAATTTGTATTATAGCGTGGTTATTAGGTCTTTTGGGCATTATACCAGGCTTGGGCACCAGCAGTCTGATTCACGTATTGCTCGTTATTGCAATTATTGTTATTCTTTACAATGTAATTAGTGGCCGAAAACCATTGTAA
- a CDS encoding dicarboxylate/amino acid:cation symporter, which yields MKKLALHWKIIIGMILGIIFGFIMNNVEGGKGFVTDWISPFGTIFINLLKLIAVPLILASLIKGISDLKDISKIKSMGLRTIAIYICTTIVAIVIGLGIVNTLKPGVGMPQDTIEKIKLKYENDAGVTDKITEATAQKDAGPLRALVDIFPSNIFQSFAEASMLQVIFFALFVGICLLLIGEKKAKPLIDFFDSLNEVVMKMVDLIMLFAPYAVFALLANVIIAFDDTEILIKLLYYALCVVGGLILMICFYLLLVSVYTKKSPLWFLQQISPAQLLAFSTSSSAATLPVTMERVEEHIGVDKEVSGFVLPVGATVNMDGTSLYQGIAAVFIMQVIWPEGLTFTNQLVIVLTALLASIGSAAVPSAGMVMLVIVLESIGFPAELLPIGLALIFAVDRPLDMCRTVVNVTGDATVSMMVAKSLDKLHDPKPKEWDDHYEEVK from the coding sequence ATGAAGAAATTGGCACTGCACTGGAAGATTATTATCGGCATGATATTGGGAATTATATTTGGTTTTATCATGAACAATGTAGAAGGTGGAAAGGGATTTGTTACCGATTGGATCTCTCCTTTTGGAACCATTTTTATCAATCTTCTTAAACTCATTGCCGTGCCATTAATCTTAGCATCATTAATTAAAGGTATTTCAGATTTAAAGGATATTTCTAAAATAAAATCGATGGGACTGCGTACCATTGCTATTTATATTTGTACAACTATTGTGGCTATTGTAATTGGTTTGGGTATTGTAAACACACTAAAACCAGGTGTTGGCATGCCTCAGGACACTATTGAAAAAATTAAACTTAAATACGAAAACGATGCCGGTGTAACCGATAAAATTACAGAGGCTACTGCTCAAAAAGATGCGGGACCGCTTCGGGCACTGGTTGATATTTTCCCGAGCAATATATTTCAATCATTTGCCGAAGCCTCCATGCTTCAGGTTATATTTTTCGCCCTGTTCGTTGGAATTTGTTTGTTGTTAATTGGCGAAAAAAAAGCCAAACCTTTAATCGATTTTTTCGATTCCTTGAATGAAGTTGTTATGAAAATGGTCGATTTAATCATGCTTTTCGCACCTTATGCTGTTTTTGCATTGTTGGCCAACGTTATTATAGCTTTTGATGATACCGAAATTTTAATCAAGCTGCTTTATTATGCCTTGTGTGTGGTAGGCGGCCTTATTTTAATGATTTGTTTTTATTTGCTTTTGGTTAGCGTTTATACCAAAAAATCACCATTATGGTTTTTACAACAAATTAGCCCCGCGCAATTATTGGCATTTTCAACCAGTAGTAGCGCGGCGACATTGCCGGTTACTATGGAACGCGTTGAAGAACACATAGGCGTAGATAAAGAAGTATCGGGTTTTGTGCTTCCCGTTGGGGCCACCGTTAATATGGACGGTACCAGTTTGTACCAAGGTATTGCAGCCGTGTTTATTATGCAGGTTATTTGGCCCGAGGGGCTTACTTTTACCAATCAATTGGTAATTGTTTTGACAGCTTTATTGGCTTCCATTGGTAGTGCCGCTGTGCCTAGTGCCGGTATGGTAATGCTCGTGATTGTACTAGAATCAATAGGGTTTCCAGCGGAATTGTTACCGATTGGCTTGGCCTTAATCTTTGCAGTAGATAGGCCGTTGGACATGTGTAGAACCGTTGTAAATGTAACTGGAGATGCTACGGTATCCATGATGGTAGCCAAATCGTTGGATAAGCTTCACGATCCCAAACCTAAGGAATGGGACGATCATTATGAAGAAGTTAAATAA
- a CDS encoding DUF393 domain-containing protein yields the protein MVKLPKNKQLILFDGVCNLCNSSVQYVIKHDKNNMFLFTALQGDVGQKIIEHYNIDTSKTDSILLYNPEKGIDYKSTAALKIALKLGFPRNLIGVFFIVPRFIRNWVYDFIARNRYKWYGKQESCMIPTPELKNRFLD from the coding sequence ATGGTAAAGCTCCCCAAAAATAAACAACTTATCCTTTTTGATGGTGTTTGTAACCTTTGCAACAGCAGTGTTCAATATGTTATAAAACACGATAAGAACAATATGTTTTTGTTTACGGCATTGCAAGGTGATGTTGGGCAAAAAATTATTGAACACTATAATATTGACACCTCTAAAACGGATTCCATTCTACTATACAACCCCGAAAAAGGTATTGATTACAAGAGCACAGCTGCTTTAAAAATTGCTTTAAAGTTGGGATTCCCCAGGAATTTAATAGGTGTATTTTTTATAGTGCCCCGCTTTATAAGGAATTGGGTTTACGATTTTATTGCCCGAAACCGATACAAATGGTATGGGAAACAGGAATCATGCATGATCCCAACTCCAGAATTAAAAAATAGATTTTTGGATTGA
- a CDS encoding sulfurtransferase, whose amino-acid sequence MKLKSPIVSVEWLNNHLKTENLIVLDGTINKTFDVSQQQILNARFFDIKKKFSNTANPFPSAFPSQEQFQKEARELGINKDSAIVVYDDKGIYSSARVWWLFKAFGFNNIAVLNGGFPKWKTAGFPVEPMKIYLGNRGDFEAKLQPGFMQFFEDVKKASKGKTHTIIDARSAGRFNSLEPEPREGLRMGNIPNSKNLPFTDLLEGGVIKSKSNLENLFTPLANKDEPIIFSCGSGITACVLALGADIADYKNISVYDGSWTEWGSLTKA is encoded by the coding sequence ATGAAATTAAAATCGCCTATCGTATCAGTTGAATGGCTCAATAACCATTTGAAAACTGAAAACCTAATAGTTTTAGATGGCACCATAAATAAAACGTTTGATGTATCACAACAACAAATTTTAAATGCTCGATTTTTTGATATAAAAAAGAAATTTAGCAATACGGCCAACCCATTTCCCAGTGCATTTCCTTCCCAAGAACAATTTCAGAAAGAAGCTCGAGAATTGGGTATTAATAAAGACAGCGCTATTGTGGTGTATGACGATAAGGGTATTTATTCAAGCGCCCGGGTTTGGTGGCTGTTTAAAGCTTTTGGTTTTAATAATATTGCTGTTTTAAACGGAGGTTTTCCGAAGTGGAAGACAGCAGGGTTCCCTGTAGAACCTATGAAAATATATTTGGGAAATCGAGGGGATTTTGAAGCCAAGTTGCAACCAGGTTTTATGCAGTTTTTTGAAGATGTTAAGAAAGCTTCAAAAGGAAAAACACATACCATTATTGATGCCCGCTCTGCTGGTCGGTTTAATTCCTTAGAACCCGAACCTCGCGAAGGTTTGCGGATGGGAAACATTCCAAATTCAAAAAACTTACCATTTACCGATTTGTTGGAAGGTGGCGTTATAAAATCAAAATCTAATTTAGAGAACTTGTTTACACCACTTGCCAATAAAGACGAGCCTATTATATTTTCGTGCGGTTCGGGTATCACCGCTTGCGTTTTGGCTTTGGGAGCCGATATTGCCGATTATAAAAATATTTCGGTGTACGATGGCTCATGGACCGAGTGGGGGAGTTTAACTAAAGCATAG
- the glmM gene encoding phosphoglucosamine mutase, translating to MTLIKSISGIRGTIGGQVGENLTPIDAVKFASAYGVWLKQQREKESHKVVVGRDARISGKMIQNLVMNTLIGMGIDVVDLGLSTTPTVEVAVPMEHADGGIILTASHNPKKWNALKLLNEKGEFLDAVEGGKILDIAESDAMNFADVDSLGKITKNKAYIDLHIIEVLDLDLVNVKAIEEAKFRVVVDGVNSTGGVAIPLLLERLGVDVIKIYCEPNGHFPHNPEPLKEHLTDLSEAVKKHHADLGIVVDPDVDRLAFMDENGEMFGEEYTLVACADYVLSRTPGNTVSNMSSTRALKDVTEKYGGTYEASAVGEVNVVKLMKKNNVVIGGEGNGGIIYPASHYGRDALVGVALFLSHLADKNISVSALRKTYPSYFMAKKKIELTPGLDVDGILKAMEERYKNEKLTTIDGVKVDFAESWVHLRKSNTEPIIRIYTEAKSQDEANALGDKFIEEIKEIANL from the coding sequence ATGACACTTATAAAATCTATTTCGGGAATTCGCGGTACTATTGGCGGACAAGTAGGTGAAAACCTTACCCCTATTGATGCTGTAAAGTTTGCTTCGGCCTACGGAGTTTGGTTAAAACAACAACGTGAAAAGGAAAGCCACAAAGTGGTGGTTGGCCGCGATGCCCGCATATCTGGTAAAATGATTCAGAATTTAGTGATGAATACCTTAATTGGAATGGGTATTGATGTGGTTGATTTGGGACTTTCTACAACACCAACTGTTGAAGTTGCTGTGCCCATGGAACATGCTGATGGCGGTATTATTTTAACAGCCAGCCACAATCCAAAAAAATGGAATGCACTTAAACTCCTAAATGAAAAAGGAGAGTTTTTGGATGCGGTTGAGGGCGGAAAAATTTTGGATATCGCCGAAAGTGACGCTATGAATTTTGCCGATGTGGATAGCTTGGGCAAAATCACCAAAAATAAAGCTTATATCGATTTGCATATTATTGAAGTCCTTGATTTAGATTTGGTCAATGTTAAAGCCATTGAGGAAGCTAAATTTAGAGTGGTAGTTGATGGTGTGAATTCTACTGGAGGTGTTGCTATTCCGTTGCTTTTGGAACGTCTTGGTGTTGATGTGATAAAAATTTATTGTGAACCTAACGGACATTTTCCTCACAATCCAGAGCCTTTAAAAGAGCATTTAACAGACCTTTCTGAAGCTGTAAAAAAACATCATGCTGATTTAGGAATTGTAGTAGATCCCGATGTAGACCGTTTGGCTTTTATGGACGAAAATGGCGAGATGTTTGGCGAAGAGTACACATTAGTGGCTTGTGCCGATTATGTGTTAAGCAGAACACCAGGTAATACGGTAAGCAACATGAGTTCTACAAGAGCCCTTAAAGATGTTACCGAAAAATATGGTGGGACTTACGAGGCTAGTGCCGTTGGGGAAGTTAATGTTGTAAAACTCATGAAGAAAAACAACGTGGTTATTGGTGGTGAAGGTAATGGTGGTATTATATATCCTGCCTCACATTATGGTCGCGATGCTTTGGTTGGTGTGGCCTTGTTTTTAAGTCATTTGGCCGATAAAAACATCAGTGTGAGTGCCCTTAGAAAGACTTATCCGAGTTACTTTATGGCCAAGAAAAAAATAGAGCTAACCCCTGGTTTGGATGTTGATGGTATTTTAAAAGCTATGGAAGAGCGTTATAAAAACGAAAAGCTAACTACCATTGATGGTGTTAAAGTCGATTTTGCCGAAAGTTGGGTGCACCTTCGTAAAAGCAATACCGAACCCATTATTAGAATATACACCGAAGCGAAATCGCAGGATGAAGCCAATGCTTTAGGTGATAAGTTTATTGAGGAAATAAAAGAAATAGCTAATTTGTAA
- a CDS encoding TIGR00730 family Rossman fold protein — translation MRKEHLHKGWNEIKTNDSWAIFKIMGEFVNGYEKLSKIGPCVSIFGSARTKPNQKYYQLAENIAKKIVEAGYGVITGGGPGIMEAGNKGAHLGGGTSVGLNIELPFEQHDNPYIDPDKSLDFDYFFVRKVMFVKYSQGFVVMPGGFGTLDEFFEALTLIQTHKIGKFPIILVGTDFWKGLIEWIKTTLLDSFSNISPKDLDLIHLIDTEDEVIDILDNFYKNSRLSPNF, via the coding sequence ATGAGAAAGGAACACCTCCACAAAGGTTGGAACGAAATAAAAACCAACGATTCTTGGGCCATATTTAAAATTATGGGCGAGTTCGTTAATGGCTATGAAAAGTTAAGTAAAATTGGGCCGTGTGTATCAATATTCGGATCGGCTCGTACCAAACCCAACCAAAAGTACTATCAACTTGCTGAGAATATTGCCAAAAAAATAGTTGAAGCAGGTTATGGCGTTATTACTGGCGGAGGCCCAGGAATTATGGAAGCTGGCAACAAAGGTGCGCATCTTGGCGGCGGAACTTCGGTAGGGCTAAATATAGAGTTACCTTTTGAGCAACACGACAACCCTTATATAGATCCCGATAAAAGTTTAGATTTCGATTACTTTTTTGTTAGAAAAGTAATGTTTGTAAAATACTCACAAGGCTTTGTGGTTATGCCTGGTGGTTTTGGTACATTAGACGAATTTTTTGAAGCACTTACTTTAATACAAACCCATAAAATTGGAAAATTTCCCATTATTTTAGTAGGAACAGACTTTTGGAAAGGCCTTATTGAATGGATAAAAACGACTTTGTTGGATTCATTTTCAAATATTAGCCCTAAAGACCTCGACCTTATTCATCTTATTGATACCGAAGACGAGGTTATTGATATTTTGGATAACTTCTATAAAAACTCCCGTTTGAGTCCTAACTTTTAA
- a CDS encoding acyl carrier protein phosphodiesterase — MNYLAHIYLSGENDLVTIGNFIADGIKGKKYKTYPKAIQVGILLHRHIDTFTDAHKTVRISTKRLHKKYGHYSGIIVDILYDHFLAKNWHEYSEIPLKEYVEAFYDSLEEHYEILPLRVQKMMPYMLADNWLVSYASIEGISRVLDGMNRRTKHRSSMNEAVVELEAFYAEFECEFSAFFDELIAFSKEKLFELNKTI; from the coding sequence ATGAACTACCTAGCGCATATTTACCTTTCTGGAGAGAATGATTTAGTAACTATTGGAAATTTTATCGCAGATGGCATAAAAGGAAAAAAATACAAAACTTACCCCAAAGCTATTCAGGTTGGCATTCTTTTGCACCGGCATATTGATACATTTACAGACGCCCACAAAACGGTTAGAATTAGCACGAAGCGCCTCCACAAAAAATATGGACATTATTCCGGTATTATAGTAGATATTTTATACGACCACTTTTTGGCTAAAAACTGGCATGAATATTCCGAAATACCTCTAAAAGAATATGTAGAAGCGTTTTATGATTCCCTTGAAGAACATTATGAAATATTGCCCCTGCGCGTACAAAAGATGATGCCTTACATGCTAGCCGACAACTGGTTGGTGAGCTATGCCTCTATCGAAGGCATTTCACGTGTTTTGGACGGCATGAATCGCCGAACAAAGCATCGCTCAAGTATGAACGAAGCTGTAGTTGAACTTGAAGCATTTTATGCTGAATTTGAATGTGAGTTTTCAGCGTTTTTTGACGAACTCATTGCCTTTTCAAAAGAAAAATTATTTGAATTAAACAAAACTATTTAA
- the uvrA gene encoding excinuclease ABC subunit UvrA, translating into MSEFTDFIEVKGARVHNLKNIDVSIPREKLVVITGLSGSGKSSLAFDTIYAEGQRRYIETFSAYARQFLGGLERPDVDKIDGLSPVIAIEQKTTSKSPRSTVGTITEIYDFMRLLFARASDAYSYNTGEKMVSYSDEQIKKLIIKDFKGKRINVLSPVIRSRKGHYRELFEQIAKQGFVKVRTDGEIRDLVKGMKLNRYKTHDIEIVIDRLVINDEVDNDKRLTETINTAMYHGDDVLLVIDQDTGETRYFSRNLMCPSSGISYPNPEPNNFSFNSPKGACPNCNGIGTLYQINEKKIVPNDNLSIKNGALAPHGPEKNSWIFKQLATIAQRFDFKLSDAYKDIPEAAKQMILYGGNEKFSVESKTLGVTRNYKIDFEGVANFIESQYKTAESRSLKRWAKEYMDKVQCPVCEGSRLKKESLYFKINEKNIAELANTDIVDLADWFNNLHKHLSKKQLKIAEEVVKEIKARLQFLLDVGLNYLSLNRSSKSLSGGEAQRIRLATQIGSQLVGVLYILDEPSIGLHQRDNEKLINSLVSLRDIGNSVIVVEHDKDMIERADYVIDIGPKAGKHGGDIISIGNPDELKTHDTLTADYLNGNKEIEIPQKRREGNGNFLELKGCTGNNLKNVSAKFPLGKMIGVTGVSGSGKSTLINETLYPILNAHYFNGVKKPMPYKSIKGLEHIDKVIDINQSPIGRTPRSNPATYTGTFSEIRSLFAKIPEAMIRGYKPGRFSFNVKGGRCETCQGAGLRVIEMNFLPDVYVDCETCQGKRFNRETLEIRYKGKSISDVLNMTINEAVEFFEHIPKIHKKLKTIKDVGLGYITLGQQSTTLSGGEAQRIKLATELSKRDTGNTFYILDEPTTGLHFEDIRVLMQVLNKLVNKGNTVLIIEHNLDVIKTVDHIIDIGYEGGKGGGKIVAEGTPEAILSHKKSYTAKFLKKEFKQN; encoded by the coding sequence ATGAGTGAATTTACCGATTTTATTGAAGTTAAGGGTGCACGCGTACACAACCTAAAAAACATAGATGTTTCGATTCCCAGAGAAAAACTGGTCGTGATTACCGGCCTTTCCGGAAGTGGAAAATCGTCATTAGCATTTGATACGATTTATGCGGAAGGGCAACGTCGATACATTGAGACTTTCTCAGCTTATGCACGACAGTTTTTGGGAGGTTTGGAACGTCCTGATGTCGATAAAATCGATGGCCTATCACCCGTTATTGCCATAGAGCAAAAAACCACTAGCAAGTCACCACGATCTACCGTAGGCACCATTACCGAAATTTACGATTTTATGCGTTTGCTATTTGCTAGGGCCAGTGATGCTTACAGTTACAATACCGGTGAAAAAATGGTAAGTTACAGTGATGAACAAATTAAGAAGCTCATCATCAAAGATTTTAAGGGGAAGCGTATTAATGTGCTTTCTCCAGTAATTCGTTCAAGAAAAGGGCATTATCGTGAATTGTTCGAGCAAATTGCTAAACAGGGTTTTGTAAAGGTTCGTACCGATGGCGAAATACGCGACCTTGTGAAGGGCATGAAACTTAACCGCTATAAAACCCACGATATTGAAATTGTAATTGACCGTTTAGTAATTAACGACGAGGTTGATAATGATAAACGACTTACCGAAACCATAAATACCGCCATGTACCATGGCGACGATGTACTTTTGGTAATTGACCAAGATACAGGTGAAACGCGTTATTTTAGCAGAAATTTAATGTGCCCGTCAAGCGGAATTTCTTATCCCAACCCAGAGCCAAACAATTTTTCATTCAATTCCCCAAAAGGAGCCTGTCCCAATTGCAATGGTATCGGCACCCTGTACCAAATCAATGAAAAAAAGATTGTTCCCAACGATAACCTATCGATTAAAAATGGCGCCTTGGCTCCACATGGTCCTGAAAAAAACAGTTGGATTTTTAAACAACTGGCCACTATAGCGCAACGGTTCGATTTTAAATTATCGGATGCCTACAAAGACATTCCCGAAGCGGCCAAACAGATGATTCTTTACGGCGGAAACGAAAAGTTTTCGGTAGAAAGTAAAACCTTGGGCGTTACCCGCAACTACAAAATTGATTTTGAAGGTGTTGCCAATTTTATTGAAAGCCAATACAAAACAGCCGAATCGAGATCATTAAAACGCTGGGCAAAAGAGTATATGGATAAAGTGCAGTGCCCTGTTTGCGAAGGCTCAAGACTAAAAAAAGAATCGCTTTACTTTAAAATAAACGAAAAGAATATTGCCGAACTGGCCAATACCGATATTGTTGATTTGGCCGACTGGTTCAATAACCTCCACAAACACCTTTCAAAAAAGCAACTTAAAATTGCTGAAGAGGTTGTTAAGGAAATTAAAGCCCGCTTGCAATTTCTGCTCGATGTAGGGCTCAATTACCTATCCTTAAACCGTAGTTCAAAATCCTTATCGGGTGGCGAAGCACAGCGTATACGATTAGCAACACAAATTGGTTCGCAATTGGTGGGTGTCCTCTATATTTTAGACGAGCCCAGTATAGGACTCCATCAACGGGATAACGAAAAACTTATCAACTCTTTAGTGTCGCTTCGCGATATCGGTAATTCTGTTATTGTTGTTGAGCATGACAAAGATATGATAGAACGTGCCGACTATGTTATCGATATTGGCCCCAAAGCAGGCAAGCATGGTGGTGATATTATTAGTATTGGTAATCCTGATGAATTAAAAACGCACGATACGCTTACTGCCGATTATCTAAACGGCAACAAAGAAATCGAAATACCACAAAAGCGCCGTGAAGGCAATGGCAATTTTTTAGAACTTAAAGGGTGTACAGGTAACAACCTTAAAAATGTTTCGGCTAAATTTCCTTTGGGTAAAATGATTGGAGTAACAGGTGTTTCAGGAAGTGGAAAATCGACATTAATCAACGAAACACTCTACCCTATTTTAAACGCCCACTATTTTAACGGTGTAAAAAAACCGATGCCTTACAAAAGTATTAAAGGGCTTGAGCATATCGATAAAGTTATCGACATCAACCAATCGCCAATTGGTAGAACACCGCGAAGTAACCCGGCGACTTACACCGGCACATTTAGTGAAATAAGAAGTTTGTTTGCTAAAATCCCAGAGGCTATGATTCGTGGTTACAAACCCGGACGCTTTAGTTTTAATGTAAAGGGCGGACGTTGTGAAACTTGCCAAGGCGCTGGCTTACGTGTTATTGAAATGAATTTTCTACCCGATGTTTACGTTGATTGTGAAACCTGCCAAGGGAAACGTTTTAACCGTGAAACCCTCGAAATTCGTTATAAAGGAAAATCCATTAGTGATGTACTGAATATGACGATTAACGAGGCCGTTGAATTTTTTGAACATATCCCGAAAATTCATAAAAAATTAAAAACTATTAAAGATGTCGGTTTGGGCTACATCACACTCGGTCAACAAAGCACCACGCTTTCTGGTGGTGAAGCACAACGCATCAAACTGGCCACCGAACTTTCCAAACGCGATACCGGCAACACCTTTTATATTCTAGACGAGCCCACTACCGGACTTCATTTTGAAGATATAAGGGTACTTATGCAAGTATTGAATAAACTAGTAAACAAAGGTAATACCGTACTAATTATTGAGCATAATTTAGACGTTATTAAAACGGTAGACCATATTATCGACATTGGTTATGAAGGTGGAAAGGGTGGTGGAAAAATTGTTGCAGAAGGCACACCAGAAGCCATACTTAGCCACAAAAAAAGCTACACAGCAAAGTTTTTAAAAAAAGAATTTAAGCAAAATTAA